The proteins below are encoded in one region of Rhodoluna lacicola:
- the ileS gene encoding isoleucine--tRNA ligase, with protein sequence MYPKNHDSTAPAREGVNPSPSFPAVEQQILNFWAKDGTFQASIDQRKESDAEEFVFYDGPPFANGLPHYGHLLTGYAKDMVPRFKTMQGYRVERRFGWDTHGLPAEVEAERQLGISGRPEIEKYGIDKFNDYCRTSVLKYTEEWRSYITRQARWVDFDNDYKTLDTSYTESVLWAFSELYKKGLIYEGFKVLAYCWRCETPLSNHELRMDDEVYKNRQDQTLTVTFPVSAGQKLEGVRVLAWTTTPWTLPTNFALAVGPEIEYAIVPAGAAGAGDGGAPGTKYLLSKSLVGGYAKDLGYESAEDAVAAIAETHLGSALAGIKYERLFDYYVDAEKFNTDNAWQILVDDYVGDGDGTGIVHQAPAYGEDDQRVCNDAGIPTYVSINERGEFNSIVSDFVGQHVFDANKPISQHLKSAGRVLRQASYEHSYPHCYRCKNPLIYKAVSSWFVETTKLRDRMLELNQEIDWTPDHTKDGSFGKWLENVRDWAISRNRFWGAPIPVWKSDDPNYPRVDVYGSMEELERDFGVRPSDFHRPVIDELTRPNPDDPTGKSTMRRVPEVLDCWFESGSMPFAQAHYPFENREWFDSHNPGDYIVEYVGQTRGWFYTLHVLSTALFDRPAFKSAISHGIILGNDGQKMSKSLRNYPDVNEVFDRDGADAMRWFLLSSPILRGGNLIVTEQGIREGVRQVLLPLWNTWYFFSLYANASNYEAKWSTASEDLLDRYLLSKTHDLVNEVEAHLNKFDSYSASASLRDFADVLTNWYVRRSRDRFWEGSEAAFDTLYTVLEIVSRVAAPLLPMITEEIWRGLTGGRSVHLESWPDASKLPHDAALVEAMDQVRTVSSVASSLRKAASLRVRLPLAKLTVVTKNVAGLNQFAEIIAEELNVKNVELVEMSLDSTTEFGVIKRVTVNSRAAGPRIGKSVQAVIQAAKSGDWSEVDGTVIVGGIALIEGEYEIDLVADTSTNTDGQATDHIGILPTGGFLILDGKVTAELAAEGLARDVIRAVQSARKDADFDVSDRIKLTLKAADDVLAAVAEHSELVKSETLTVELETISSGTLANSVAVGEGQQVEVHVAVVAAK encoded by the coding sequence ATGTACCCAAAGAACCACGATTCAACTGCGCCAGCGCGCGAGGGCGTCAACCCTAGCCCCAGTTTTCCGGCAGTTGAACAGCAAATTTTGAACTTTTGGGCCAAAGATGGCACTTTTCAGGCCTCAATTGACCAACGCAAGGAATCTGACGCTGAGGAATTCGTCTTTTATGACGGCCCGCCGTTCGCCAATGGCCTGCCGCACTACGGGCACCTACTCACCGGGTACGCCAAAGACATGGTTCCGCGCTTCAAAACCATGCAGGGTTACCGGGTAGAGCGTCGTTTTGGCTGGGATACCCATGGCCTGCCTGCCGAGGTAGAAGCTGAGCGTCAACTTGGTATTTCTGGTCGCCCAGAAATTGAGAAGTACGGCATCGACAAGTTCAACGATTACTGCCGCACATCGGTGTTGAAGTACACAGAGGAGTGGCGCTCGTACATTACCCGCCAGGCTCGCTGGGTTGATTTTGATAATGACTATAAGACCCTTGACACCAGCTACACAGAGAGCGTGCTTTGGGCATTTAGCGAACTGTATAAGAAAGGTCTGATCTACGAGGGATTCAAGGTGCTGGCTTACTGCTGGCGTTGCGAGACCCCGCTGTCAAACCACGAACTTCGTATGGACGACGAGGTCTACAAGAACCGTCAGGATCAAACTCTTACAGTCACTTTCCCGGTGTCGGCTGGGCAGAAGCTCGAAGGCGTTCGCGTCCTGGCGTGGACCACAACGCCATGGACTTTGCCTACTAACTTCGCACTCGCCGTAGGGCCAGAGATTGAGTACGCGATTGTGCCCGCAGGTGCGGCCGGTGCCGGTGACGGCGGAGCGCCGGGAACCAAGTATTTGCTTTCTAAGTCGCTGGTTGGTGGTTACGCCAAGGATCTTGGCTATGAGTCGGCCGAGGACGCGGTTGCCGCAATCGCAGAGACCCACTTGGGTAGCGCGCTCGCCGGAATTAAGTATGAGCGTCTTTTTGATTACTACGTTGATGCCGAGAAATTCAACACCGATAACGCCTGGCAAATTTTGGTTGACGACTATGTAGGCGATGGCGACGGTACCGGAATCGTTCATCAGGCTCCTGCTTATGGTGAGGATGACCAACGTGTTTGCAACGATGCAGGAATTCCAACCTATGTTTCGATTAATGAGCGCGGTGAATTCAATTCAATCGTGAGCGATTTTGTTGGCCAGCACGTGTTTGACGCCAACAAACCAATTTCACAGCACCTTAAGTCGGCTGGGCGAGTGCTTCGCCAGGCTTCTTACGAGCACTCTTACCCACACTGCTATCGCTGCAAGAACCCACTGATCTACAAGGCGGTTTCATCTTGGTTTGTTGAAACCACAAAGTTGCGCGATCGCATGCTTGAACTAAACCAAGAAATTGATTGGACTCCGGATCACACCAAGGACGGATCTTTTGGAAAGTGGCTAGAAAACGTTCGCGACTGGGCAATCAGCCGCAACCGTTTCTGGGGTGCGCCGATTCCAGTCTGGAAATCTGATGACCCAAACTACCCACGCGTTGATGTGTATGGATCTATGGAAGAGCTTGAGCGTGACTTTGGTGTGCGACCAAGTGACTTCCATCGTCCGGTAATTGACGAGTTGACGCGACCAAACCCTGACGACCCAACCGGAAAGTCAACTATGCGTCGCGTGCCTGAGGTGCTGGACTGCTGGTTTGAATCGGGCTCAATGCCTTTTGCTCAGGCGCACTACCCATTTGAAAACCGTGAGTGGTTTGACTCTCACAACCCGGGAGACTACATCGTTGAATACGTTGGGCAGACTCGCGGTTGGTTCTACACCCTGCATGTTCTCTCAACCGCTTTGTTTGACCGCCCAGCTTTTAAGTCTGCGATTTCACACGGAATTATTTTGGGTAATGACGGACAGAAGATGTCTAAGTCGTTGCGAAACTACCCAGATGTAAACGAAGTCTTTGATCGCGACGGCGCCGACGCAATGCGTTGGTTCCTGCTGTCTAGTCCAATTCTTCGCGGCGGAAATCTTATTGTCACTGAGCAGGGTATCCGTGAGGGCGTGCGACAGGTGCTGCTTCCACTTTGGAACACCTGGTACTTCTTCTCGCTTTATGCCAACGCATCAAACTACGAGGCAAAGTGGTCAACCGCAAGTGAAGATTTGCTAGATCGCTACCTGCTTTCAAAGACTCACGACTTGGTCAACGAAGTTGAAGCTCACCTGAACAAGTTTGATTCTTACTCAGCTTCTGCAAGCCTTCGCGACTTTGCCGATGTGCTGACCAACTGGTACGTCCGCCGCTCACGCGATCGCTTCTGGGAGGGCAGTGAAGCCGCATTCGACACTCTCTATACCGTGCTTGAAATCGTTTCTCGTGTTGCTGCTCCGCTTCTGCCAATGATCACCGAAGAAATTTGGCGCGGCCTAACCGGTGGAAGAAGCGTGCACCTTGAATCTTGGCCAGATGCCAGCAAGCTGCCACACGACGCAGCTTTGGTTGAGGCGATGGACCAGGTGCGCACAGTGTCATCTGTGGCTTCGAGTTTGCGCAAGGCTGCCAGCCTTCGCGTGCGTCTACCGCTGGCCAAGCTAACCGTGGTAACCAAGAACGTGGCAGGGCTCAATCAGTTTGCCGAGATCATCGCCGAAGAGTTGAACGTAAAGAACGTTGAACTTGTGGAGATGTCACTTGATTCAACAACCGAGTTTGGTGTGATCAAGCGAGTAACCGTGAACTCCCGTGCTGCTGGTCCGCGAATTGGAAAGAGCGTGCAGGCGGTGATTCAGGCTGCTAAATCCGGAGACTGGTCAGAGGTTGACGGAACAGTTATTGTGGGCGGAATCGCTCTGATCGAAGGCGAATACGAAATTGATTTGGTCGCAGATACTTCAACCAACACCGATGGCCAAGCTACAGACCACATTGGTATTTTGCCAACCGGGGGCTTCTTGATTCTGGATGGAAAAGTTACCGCCGAGCTTGCAGCCGAGGGATTGGCGCGCGATGTTATTCGTGCTGTGCAGTCTGCGCGTAAGGATGCCGACTTTGATGTGAGTGATCGCATTAAGTTGACCCTCAAGGCGGCAGACGACGTCCTGGCGGCTGTTGCCGAGCACTCGGAACTTGTGAAGAGTGAGACCCTAACCGTTGAGCTTGAAACAATTAGCTCTGGAACTTTGGCTAACTCGGTTGCTGTGGGCGAAGGTCAACAGGTTGAAGTGCACGTTGCAGTTGTGGCGGCCAAGTGA
- a CDS encoding bifunctional folylpolyglutamate synthase/dihydrofolate synthase gives MIENLSEEHYWALKAKEVEDALLARVPENKIRPRIEPTARLAELLGDPQKAYRVIHVTGTNGKTSTSRFIERLLREHGLRTGRFTSPHLVKLNERISLDGEPVSDERLYNVWTEIAPIVGLVDAELEATGEDALTFFEVLAVLGFAIFADAPVDVLVLEVGMGGEWDSTNVADGDVAVFTPISLDHMDRLGETIEEIAKTKAGIIKPGAIVLSAEQKPEALKVLAERAAAVGEKFLTYGKDFGVTASSLNKLGQTVSVRSVAGEYHDLNLPVHGGYQAHNAALAVAAVEAFLGGGDQRIMDDVVRAAFADFSSPGRLQIVNREPLTILDAAHNEDGARSLVGAMKESFGAPYAVAVVSILAEKNARALLEILDDTFVEFIITQSESARAIPAETLAELAREVFGGDRVHVQANPQWALAEAAKLLPPTLGSAIVVTGSVTLVGQVLKLKQIEAEQDA, from the coding sequence GTGATCGAAAACCTAAGCGAAGAGCACTACTGGGCTCTGAAAGCTAAAGAGGTTGAAGACGCGCTGCTTGCTCGCGTTCCCGAAAACAAAATTCGCCCGCGCATTGAACCAACCGCGCGATTAGCTGAGTTGCTTGGGGATCCGCAAAAGGCGTATCGGGTTATTCACGTCACGGGAACCAACGGTAAAACCAGCACCAGCAGATTCATTGAACGCCTGCTTCGCGAACACGGTTTGCGCACGGGTCGTTTCACAAGTCCGCATTTGGTGAAGCTCAACGAACGCATTTCACTTGACGGTGAACCGGTGTCTGATGAGCGTCTTTACAACGTGTGGACAGAGATTGCACCAATCGTTGGTTTGGTCGATGCCGAACTGGAAGCTACCGGCGAAGATGCACTAACTTTTTTTGAAGTGCTTGCGGTGCTTGGCTTCGCAATTTTTGCAGACGCCCCAGTAGACGTGTTGGTTCTGGAAGTTGGCATGGGCGGGGAGTGGGACTCCACAAACGTAGCCGATGGAGATGTTGCGGTATTCACGCCAATTTCCCTTGACCACATGGATCGACTTGGCGAAACCATTGAAGAGATTGCAAAAACCAAAGCCGGAATTATTAAGCCCGGTGCAATTGTGTTGAGTGCGGAACAAAAACCTGAAGCACTGAAGGTTCTTGCAGAGCGCGCCGCTGCGGTTGGTGAAAAATTCTTGACCTATGGCAAAGATTTTGGCGTGACCGCTTCTTCGCTAAATAAACTTGGGCAAACCGTATCGGTACGTTCGGTTGCCGGTGAGTACCACGACCTTAATCTTCCGGTGCATGGAGGTTATCAGGCGCACAATGCAGCTCTTGCGGTCGCAGCGGTTGAGGCGTTCTTAGGCGGTGGCGATCAGCGGATTATGGATGACGTCGTTCGGGCCGCGTTTGCAGATTTCTCGTCTCCGGGTCGACTTCAAATCGTAAATCGCGAGCCACTGACAATTCTTGATGCCGCCCATAACGAAGACGGGGCCAGATCCTTAGTGGGTGCCATGAAGGAGTCTTTTGGTGCTCCTTACGCTGTGGCGGTAGTTTCAATTTTGGCCGAGAAGAACGCCCGGGCGCTGCTTGAAATTCTGGATGACACCTTCGTTGAGTTCATCATTACCCAGTCGGAATCGGCGCGCGCAATTCCAGCTGAAACCCTTGCCGAATTGGCTCGCGAAGTGTTTGGCGGCGACCGCGTGCACGTTCAGGCTAACCCGCAGTGGGCGTTAGCCGAGGCTGCAAAGCTATTGCCACCGACCCTTGGTAGCGCAATTGTGGTCACAGGTTCGGTCACTCTAGTTGGACAGGTCTTAAAGTTGAAGCAAATAGAAGCGGAGCAAGATGCGTAA
- a CDS encoding DUF4233 domain-containing protein: protein MRNKSTKRILGSMLLAFESFVVFFAMLVAFGLKVADGPTVWAIGLSLSFLLILTPAILRKKFSYAWGWFLQLVVVSLGIWVPLMYVIGGIFICLWAWAMIAGGTIDTARAVLERQAAEQASTEEI, encoded by the coding sequence ATGCGTAACAAGTCCACCAAGCGAATTCTTGGTTCAATGCTGTTGGCCTTTGAATCTTTTGTCGTCTTCTTCGCGATGCTGGTTGCTTTTGGACTCAAAGTTGCAGATGGTCCAACCGTGTGGGCAATTGGGCTCTCGCTTTCTTTTCTTCTGATCCTCACCCCCGCAATTCTTAGAAAGAAATTTTCATACGCCTGGGGATGGTTCCTGCAATTAGTTGTCGTCTCACTTGGTATCTGGGTGCCGCTGATGTACGTGATCGGTGGAATTTTTATCTGCCTGTGGGCTTGGGCGATGATTGCAGGTGGCACAATTGACACAGCACGTGCGGTTCTTGAACGCCAGGCGGCAGAGCAAGCTTCAACGGAGGAGATCTAA
- the ndk gene encoding nucleoside-diphosphate kinase, with the protein MTQQTLVLIKPDGVKRNLIGEIISRLEAKGYVVADLKKFTPTKDLLHKHYAEHEGKPFFEPLVEFMSSGDVVAIKLEGHRVIEGFRSLAGATDPTVALPGTIRGDLGRDWGLKVQQNLVHGSDSEESAARELALWF; encoded by the coding sequence ATGACCCAGCAGACACTCGTTCTAATTAAGCCTGACGGTGTAAAGCGAAACCTCATCGGTGAAATTATTTCCCGACTCGAGGCCAAGGGGTACGTGGTTGCAGACCTCAAGAAATTCACTCCAACCAAGGACTTACTGCACAAGCACTATGCAGAACACGAGGGCAAGCCGTTCTTTGAGCCTCTAGTTGAATTCATGTCAAGCGGAGACGTTGTTGCAATCAAACTTGAGGGCCACCGCGTCATTGAGGGCTTCCGTTCCCTTGCTGGTGCAACCGATCCGACCGTGGCACTGCCCGGAACTATTCGCGGTGACCTTGGCCGCGACTGGGGGCTAAAAGTTCAGCAGAACTTGGTTCACGGTTCAGACTCTGAGGAGTCAGCTGCGCGCGAGCTTGCGCTTTGGTTTTAA
- a CDS encoding vitamin K epoxide reductase family protein, with translation MEFKADKQPKGITLAPTRGFAITLIWTGILGWFAAFSLVLERIHVATNPEAVLSCDLNPFISCKSVMLTAQASLFGFPNPLIGVASFVAPIAVGVAILAGAQFAAWFWRLFSVGITAGFVFVIWLWIQSTFVIGVLCPYCMVAWAAMVPLFWKVILFGAKDGFIDTPLRFVGFFDRAYDKAWVFTVVTEAIIIAIIIARFWTSWPSLWS, from the coding sequence ATGGAATTCAAGGCTGATAAGCAGCCAAAAGGTATTACATTGGCGCCAACCCGCGGGTTTGCCATCACCCTCATCTGGACTGGAATATTGGGCTGGTTTGCCGCATTTTCGCTAGTTTTAGAGCGAATTCACGTGGCCACCAACCCAGAAGCCGTCTTGAGTTGCGATTTGAACCCATTTATTTCCTGCAAGTCCGTGATGCTTACCGCACAGGCCTCGCTTTTTGGCTTCCCTAACCCACTAATTGGCGTGGCATCGTTCGTTGCCCCCATCGCGGTGGGAGTGGCAATTCTTGCCGGGGCGCAGTTTGCGGCGTGGTTCTGGCGACTATTTTCAGTGGGTATTACCGCTGGTTTCGTATTTGTGATCTGGCTCTGGATTCAAAGCACCTTTGTTATCGGTGTGCTTTGCCCCTACTGCATGGTTGCATGGGCCGCGATGGTGCCACTGTTCTGGAAAGTCATTCTGTTTGGCGCCAAAGATGGATTTATCGACACGCCACTGAGATTTGTTGGATTTTTCGACCGCGCTTACGACAAAGCCTGGGTCTTCACAGTGGTGACGGAGGCAATCATCATCGCGATTATCATCGCTCGATTTTGGACCAGTTGGCCATCACTCTGGAGCTAG
- a CDS encoding Rne/Rng family ribonuclease — MVKNEDSNVPAEVLETAAKKVTRARAPKKTAGEASEKPKKALITKDSAAKSGKAEKKAKAEKEPASVDEVVEKAAKKAPAKRGAKVKAEEVAAPITAAPLSATSLMFMAPDLPTPKVSAKGIANDKNSDDSHLRRRSRRRAGEAVDIDPNAAPNVVVKVRTPREPKAPSNEPTRVKGSTRLEAKKQRRRDGRDAGRRRTTITESEFLARREAVDRTMVVRSKDGKIQIGVLEDGILVEHYVAKASEASLIGNVYLGKVQNVLPSMEAAFVDVGRGRNAVLYSGEVDWELAETGNQPRRIELALKSGDTVLVQVTKDPVGQKGARLTSQVSLPGRYLVYVPNGSMNGISRKLPDSERARLKKILKEILPEDAGVIVRTAAEGATEEQLTLDVQRLQQQWEAISKKVEKGQAPALLHSEPDLLVKIVRDVFNEDFQKMVISGDDAREVIEEYLASVAPDLLERVVKHEGYKDVFDEYRVGEQIAKALERKVYLPSGGSLVIDRTEAMTVVDVNTGKFVGSGGNLEETVTKNNLEAAEEIVRQLRLRDIGGIIVVDFIDMVLESNRDLVQRRLMECLSRDRTKHQVAEVTSLGLVQMTRKKLGIGLLEAFSEPCEACASRGVIVHHEPIMRSKHSAPDDQKPQQNQGGNKKKNRDRNQKQETVKVVTAERAVEINNVMTQIAASTVAAHEAAGESSPITLPAAKLKGDSGANTNDAPAAEKMLEAVLDALPEPKAPGQGRRKPRRATSAGNVSVG; from the coding sequence ATGGTGAAAAACGAAGATTCAAACGTACCCGCAGAAGTTTTAGAAACTGCTGCAAAAAAAGTCACTCGTGCACGTGCACCTAAAAAGACCGCCGGTGAGGCATCTGAAAAGCCAAAAAAGGCGCTAATCACAAAAGATTCCGCTGCGAAAAGCGGCAAAGCCGAAAAGAAGGCGAAGGCCGAAAAAGAGCCCGCCTCAGTTGATGAAGTGGTTGAAAAAGCGGCTAAGAAGGCCCCTGCTAAACGCGGTGCCAAGGTAAAGGCTGAGGAAGTTGCAGCCCCGATTACTGCGGCTCCGCTTTCTGCAACTTCCCTAATGTTCATGGCCCCTGATTTGCCGACCCCAAAGGTTTCGGCAAAGGGGATAGCCAACGACAAGAATTCAGACGATTCACACCTACGACGCCGTTCACGTCGTCGCGCCGGTGAAGCAGTAGATATTGATCCAAACGCAGCGCCAAACGTTGTAGTAAAGGTGCGCACTCCGCGTGAGCCAAAGGCACCAAGTAACGAGCCAACACGGGTAAAGGGTTCAACGCGTCTTGAGGCAAAGAAGCAGCGCCGCCGCGACGGTCGCGATGCGGGCCGCCGCCGCACAACCATCACAGAATCAGAATTCTTGGCTCGCCGCGAGGCAGTAGACCGAACCATGGTGGTTCGATCAAAAGACGGCAAGATTCAAATCGGGGTGCTTGAAGATGGAATTTTGGTTGAGCACTATGTTGCCAAGGCATCAGAGGCTTCACTAATCGGCAACGTTTACCTGGGTAAGGTTCAAAACGTGCTTCCTTCAATGGAAGCCGCGTTCGTTGATGTTGGTCGCGGTCGCAATGCCGTGCTTTACTCGGGCGAAGTTGACTGGGAACTTGCCGAAACCGGTAACCAGCCTCGTCGCATTGAATTGGCGCTTAAGTCTGGCGACACCGTGCTGGTTCAGGTAACCAAAGACCCAGTTGGGCAAAAGGGTGCTCGACTGACCAGTCAAGTTTCACTGCCTGGCCGCTACTTGGTTTACGTCCCAAACGGTTCAATGAATGGCATCTCTCGTAAGCTTCCGGATTCCGAGCGCGCCCGCCTGAAGAAGATTCTGAAAGAGATTCTTCCTGAAGATGCTGGGGTGATTGTTCGCACGGCAGCGGAAGGTGCAACTGAAGAACAGTTGACTCTTGATGTTCAACGACTGCAGCAGCAGTGGGAAGCCATCAGCAAGAAGGTTGAAAAGGGGCAGGCCCCGGCGCTGCTTCACAGCGAGCCAGACCTTTTGGTCAAGATTGTTCGCGATGTCTTCAACGAAGACTTCCAAAAGATGGTCATTTCTGGCGATGATGCCCGCGAAGTGATCGAGGAGTACCTTGCTTCCGTTGCCCCAGATCTGCTGGAGCGAGTAGTTAAGCACGAGGGCTACAAGGATGTCTTTGACGAGTATCGCGTTGGCGAGCAGATTGCCAAGGCGCTCGAGCGCAAGGTCTATCTGCCATCGGGTGGTTCGCTGGTTATCGACCGCACAGAAGCCATGACCGTGGTTGACGTAAACACCGGTAAGTTCGTTGGCTCTGGTGGAAATCTTGAAGAAACGGTAACCAAGAACAACCTTGAAGCGGCCGAAGAAATCGTTCGTCAGCTGCGCCTTCGCGATATCGGTGGAATTATCGTCGTTGACTTCATCGACATGGTTTTGGAGTCAAACCGCGACCTAGTTCAGCGCCGCTTGATGGAGTGCCTAAGCCGCGACCGCACCAAGCACCAGGTAGCCGAGGTTACCTCGCTTGGTTTGGTGCAGATGACTCGTAAAAAGCTTGGAATTGGTCTACTTGAGGCGTTCAGTGAGCCTTGCGAGGCTTGTGCTAGCCGCGGTGTGATCGTGCACCACGAGCCAATCATGCGCTCCAAGCACAGCGCGCCGGATGACCAGAAGCCCCAGCAAAATCAGGGTGGCAACAAGAAGAAGAACCGCGACCGCAACCAAAAGCAAGAGACCGTCAAAGTTGTAACTGCCGAGCGTGCCGTCGAAATCAACAATGTGATGACCCAGATTGCTGCATCAACCGTGGCGGCTCACGAGGCAGCGGGCGAGAGTTCGCCGATCACCCTGCCAGCTGCCAAGTTGAAGGGGGATTCCGGGGCCAACACCAATGATGCTCCAGCGGCAGAAAAGATGCTTGAGGCCGTGCTGGACGCGTTGCCAGAGCCAAAAGCACCGGGTCAAGGTCGTCGCAAGCCTAGACGCGCAACCAGTGCTGGGAATGTGTCAGTCGGCTAG
- the rplU gene encoding 50S ribosomal protein L21, with protein MVYAVVRAGGRQEKVSVGTIVTLDRIKADANGKIELPALLLVDGDKVTTDAAALAKVKVTAEVLNDLRGPKIIIQKYKNKTGYKKRQGFRAELTRVQVKEIK; from the coding sequence GTGGTTTACGCAGTAGTCCGCGCAGGCGGCCGTCAAGAGAAGGTGTCAGTAGGCACCATTGTGACTCTGGACCGAATCAAGGCTGATGCCAACGGCAAGATTGAGCTACCAGCTCTTCTTCTAGTTGATGGCGACAAGGTCACAACCGATGCAGCAGCACTGGCAAAGGTAAAGGTAACCGCAGAAGTTCTAAACGATCTACGCGGACCAAAGATCATCATCCAGAAGTACAAGAACAAGACCGGTTACAAGAAGCGCCAGGGTTTCCGTGCGGAACTAACTCGCGTTCAGGTCAAAGAGATTAAGTAA
- the rpmA gene encoding 50S ribosomal protein L27, with product MASKKGVSSTRNGRDSNAQRLGVKRYAGQEVNAGEIIVRQRGTHFHPGANIGKGKDDTLFALAAGKVEFGTKGGRRVVNIVEAA from the coding sequence ATGGCTTCCAAAAAAGGTGTTAGTTCCACCCGCAACGGCCGCGACTCAAACGCACAGCGCCTAGGCGTAAAGCGTTACGCAGGTCAAGAAGTAAACGCAGGCGAAATCATTGTTCGTCAGCGCGGCACTCACTTCCACCCCGGTGCAAACATTGGCAAGGGCAAGGACGATACCCTGTTCGCGCTTGCAGCCGGCAAGGTTGAGTTCGGCACCAAGGGTGGCCGTCGCGTTGTAAACATCGTTGAGGCCGCGTAA
- the obgE gene encoding GTPase ObgE, translating into MIQFVDQVTLHVRAGDGGDGCVSVHREKFKPLGGPDGADGGKGGSVSLISDPNVTTLLDYHFHPHRQGGDGGDGAGDYRNGFQGESVQLPVPVGTVVKDSNGKFIADLDEPGMELVIAEGGMGGLGNAALSSTKRKAPGFALFGVPGWRGDIILELKTVADVALVGYPSAGKSSLIAALSAARPKIADYPFTTLHPNLGVVQAGDTRFTIADVPGLIEGASEGRGLGLEFLRHVERCAALLHVIDCATLEPNRDPITDLDKILKELDAYEVPEGQVPLTQRPQLIALNKADVPDALELAEFVKPDLEARGYRVFIISAISHSGLRELNFALAQLVEEARKAKETEPVKPRIQLMQQKRDENKFEIKKEHVGDEVIFRVLGVKPERWVQQTNFANEEAVGYLADRLAKIGLEDQLFKAGAEAGSTVVIGPGQGIVFDWEPTITSAGELIAGPRGTDARMDQRERRTTKERRASYKERMDAKAALREEMEKEGKAGIWSTPEDFEKDQ; encoded by the coding sequence ATGATTCAATTCGTTGATCAAGTGACCCTGCACGTGCGCGCCGGTGACGGTGGCGATGGTTGTGTTTCTGTTCACCGCGAGAAGTTCAAGCCACTTGGTGGTCCTGACGGCGCCGATGGCGGCAAGGGCGGAAGTGTCTCGCTAATTTCTGATCCAAACGTCACGACCTTGCTTGATTACCACTTTCACCCTCACCGACAGGGAGGCGACGGTGGCGACGGCGCTGGAGATTACCGAAACGGATTCCAAGGCGAAAGTGTTCAGCTTCCAGTTCCGGTTGGCACGGTTGTTAAAGATTCCAATGGAAAATTCATTGCTGATCTTGATGAACCCGGAATGGAGCTTGTTATCGCCGAAGGCGGTATGGGTGGTTTAGGCAACGCAGCTCTTTCAAGCACTAAGCGCAAGGCTCCTGGCTTTGCACTATTTGGCGTTCCTGGCTGGCGCGGCGACATAATTCTTGAACTCAAGACTGTTGCAGATGTTGCACTTGTTGGTTACCCATCTGCAGGTAAGTCGTCTTTGATTGCAGCACTAAGTGCCGCACGTCCAAAGATTGCCGACTACCCGTTTACAACTTTGCATCCAAACCTTGGCGTGGTTCAGGCTGGAGACACTCGCTTCACCATCGCCGATGTGCCCGGACTCATCGAAGGTGCCAGCGAGGGCAGGGGTCTGGGGCTCGAGTTTTTGCGTCACGTTGAGCGTTGCGCGGCTTTGCTGCACGTGATTGATTGCGCAACTCTTGAGCCAAACCGTGATCCAATCACTGACCTCGACAAGATTCTTAAAGAACTTGATGCCTATGAAGTTCCAGAGGGTCAGGTTCCGCTGACTCAGCGTCCGCAGCTAATCGCCTTGAACAAGGCCGATGTTCCAGATGCCCTTGAACTTGCCGAGTTTGTGAAGCCAGACCTTGAGGCGCGCGGCTACCGAGTATTCATCATCTCGGCAATCAGTCACTCGGGTCTACGCGAGTTGAATTTTGCGCTGGCTCAGTTGGTGGAAGAGGCACGCAAGGCAAAAGAGACAGAGCCGGTCAAGCCACGAATTCAGTTGATGCAGCAGAAGCGCGACGAGAATAAGTTTGAGATCAAAAAGGAACACGTCGGCGATGAGGTTATCTTCCGTGTGCTCGGCGTAAAGCCAGAACGCTGGGTTCAACAAACTAACTTTGCTAATGAGGAAGCTGTGGGATATCTAGCTGACCGCTTAGCCAAGATTGGTTTGGAGGATCAATTGTTCAAGGCCGGCGCCGAAGCTGGTTCAACCGTGGTCATCGGTCCGGGTCAGGGAATTGTTTTTGACTGGGAGCCAACCATCACATCAGCCGGTGAACTAATTGCCGGGCCGCGCGGTACCGATGCTCGTATGGATCAGCGCGAGCGTCGCACTACAAAAGAACGCCGCGCAAGCTATAAAGAACGTATGGATGCAAAAGCCGCCTTGCGTGAAGAAATGGAAAAAGAAGGCAAGGCCGGTATCTGGTCTACGCCTGAAGATTTTGAAAAGGATCAGTAA